The proteins below come from a single Thermodesulforhabdaceae bacterium genomic window:
- a CDS encoding DUF3426 domain-containing protein: MIVTCESCGTKFKIDPSKIKKDSVKVRCSKCRHVFTIDLSPPQEKVKKDEKVIVLDDSFGEDIEKITGGTRDVQITDYLPSEDIEREDVSDQIEAEHPAAEKKARARTSSSFATNKLILVALVVVVLLGVVFYKFVGKQPKTAPTQEPSSQESLVGPAVKLNQQTQAFFIENVQVGQILVVQGEAVNGGKTPVSFVLLEGKLIGTNGKALMSQRFYAGNLFSKEELAQLTVDKIQERMMRREGDTLSNVRIKPGDKVPFMVIFYNLPPIDELSDYTIEFISAEVEKPSGTPAGTEKSQTH; encoded by the coding sequence ATGATAGTTACGTGCGAATCCTGTGGAACTAAATTTAAGATCGACCCATCGAAAATTAAAAAGGATTCAGTAAAAGTTAGGTGTTCTAAATGCCGCCATGTTTTTACTATAGATTTGAGCCCTCCACAGGAAAAAGTAAAAAAGGATGAAAAAGTTATAGTTTTAGACGATTCCTTCGGGGAAGATATTGAAAAGATTACGGGCGGAACCAGAGATGTTCAAATAACAGACTATTTGCCTTCAGAAGATATCGAAAGGGAAGATGTTTCAGATCAAATTGAAGCAGAACATCCCGCCGCTGAAAAAAAGGCACGAGCCAGAACTTCTTCCTCTTTTGCGACTAATAAGCTTATCCTTGTTGCGTTGGTGGTTGTTGTTCTTCTCGGGGTTGTGTTCTATAAATTTGTGGGCAAACAACCAAAAACAGCACCAACTCAAGAGCCCTCATCCCAAGAATCGTTAGTCGGTCCTGCCGTAAAGCTTAATCAACAGACTCAAGCATTTTTCATTGAGAATGTCCAGGTGGGACAGATACTTGTGGTTCAGGGAGAGGCTGTCAATGGGGGTAAAACACCCGTAAGCTTTGTGCTTCTGGAAGGCAAATTGATTGGAACTAACGGTAAAGCTCTCATGAGTCAGCGGTTCTATGCAGGAAATCTTTTCAGTAAAGAAGAACTTGCCCAACTAACAGTTGATAAAATACAGGAACGCATGATGCGCCGTGAAGGAGATACACTTTCCAATGTTAGAATCAAACCGGGTGATAAAGTGCCCTTTATGGTGATTTTCTACAACTTGCCACCCATTGATGAGTTGTCCGATTATACGATCGAATTTATAAGCGCCGAAGTGGAAAAACCTTCAGGAACACCGGCGGGAACGGAGAAAAGCCAGACTCATTAG
- the hpt gene encoding hypoxanthine phosphoribosyltransferase, which yields MKPHTLKCIIDGKTVKERIKDLADRINQEYSGKDELIVIGILKGAFVFLADLVRFINLPVKIDFIRISSYGLQDESSGTIRVTKDIELPIEGKDVILVEDIVDTGLSLDWVVKYIKQRDPSSMKVCVLIDKMERRECSVEIDYCGFKVEKGFLVGYGLDYSECYRHLDGIYEVCFI from the coding sequence ATGAAACCTCATACCCTTAAGTGCATTATCGATGGGAAGACAGTAAAAGAAAGAATTAAAGACCTGGCGGATAGGATTAATCAGGAATATTCGGGTAAGGATGAGCTTATCGTTATAGGAATCTTAAAGGGTGCTTTTGTGTTTCTAGCTGACTTAGTGAGGTTCATAAATTTACCTGTTAAAATTGATTTCATAAGGATTTCCAGTTACGGTTTGCAGGATGAAAGTAGCGGAACTATTAGAGTAACTAAGGACATAGAACTTCCCATTGAAGGTAAGGATGTTATTTTGGTTGAGGACATTGTTGATACCGGCTTAAGTCTGGACTGGGTGGTAAAATATATTAAACAGCGCGACCCCTCGTCTATGAAAGTTTGTGTATTAATAGACAAAATGGAAAGACGGGAATGTTCGGTGGAGATAGATTACTGTGGTTTTAAGGTTGAGAAAGGTTTTCTCGTAGGGTATGGTTTAGATTACTCAGAGTGTTATCGTCATCTGGATGGCATTTACGAAGTGTGCTTTATTTGA
- a CDS encoding TIGR04211 family SH3 domain-containing protein, producing the protein MRKLDQTLALVWLFLVFSLIYSGNALGADSYVTDRVDIQFRTGPGTSHKLIGTLTPGISVEVKKEQGGWCLVVPKEGPFSGKEGWVHKRHITSSPPSTKDVVQLTEENKSLKTTITQYENEVASLKQTIASMEKALEESKAQYTKLQTEAADFLSLKQTHDSLQKNIASLKEERDKLQEESRRAKNSERIKWFLTGAGVLFCGWVIGMIMGRLQRRRNYISYWR; encoded by the coding sequence ATGAGAAAGCTAGATCAAACATTGGCACTGGTATGGTTGTTTCTCGTGTTTTCCCTTATCTACTCCGGTAATGCCTTAGGAGCTGACTCTTATGTAACTGATCGGGTCGATATCCAATTTCGCACAGGTCCTGGAACCAGCCACAAACTAATTGGCACTCTGACACCTGGTATATCGGTAGAGGTTAAAAAGGAACAGGGGGGATGGTGCCTGGTGGTTCCCAAAGAGGGACCATTTTCCGGAAAAGAAGGATGGGTCCACAAGCGTCATATAACTTCTTCTCCCCCAAGCACCAAGGACGTAGTTCAGCTTACGGAAGAAAATAAAAGCCTAAAGACGACAATCACCCAATACGAAAATGAAGTTGCATCACTAAAGCAAACTATAGCGTCAATGGAAAAAGCACTAGAAGAATCCAAAGCTCAATACACCAAACTCCAGACAGAAGCTGCCGACTTTCTTTCACTCAAGCAAACCCACGACTCTCTTCAGAAAAATATAGCATCTCTTAAGGAAGAGCGAGATAAGCTTCAGGAAGAAAGTCGCAGAGCAAAAAATTCCGAGCGAATCAAATGGTTTCTCACTGGTGCTGGAGTGCTTTTCTGCGGATGGGTTATAGGAATGATTATGGGACGCTTACAACGAAGGAGAAACTATATTTCTTACTGGAGATAA
- the rimP gene encoding ribosome maturation factor RimP, whose amino-acid sequence MVDKKEKELVEKIRLMIEPVVSSEGVELLDVEFRREPQGYVLRVFIDHKDGITIEDCSRVSYTLSDFLDVVDLIHHAYHLEVSSPGLDRPLKKPEHFSRHVGSIITVKTYSPISKRKNFKGFLQGVSESEITLECDRETFTIPIELIEKANLAYFETEKAKKKQKIKHIPLCDK is encoded by the coding sequence GTGGTGGACAAAAAGGAAAAAGAGTTGGTTGAGAAAATTAGATTAATGATCGAGCCTGTGGTAAGCTCAGAGGGTGTCGAGCTTCTTGACGTTGAGTTTCGTCGAGAGCCTCAGGGGTATGTGCTTAGAGTTTTCATAGATCATAAGGACGGTATAACTATAGAGGACTGCTCTCGAGTCAGTTACACTCTTAGCGACTTTCTTGATGTAGTCGATCTTATTCATCACGCTTACCACCTTGAAGTCTCATCCCCTGGTTTGGATCGACCACTAAAAAAACCGGAACACTTTTCTCGACATGTTGGAAGCATAATTACCGTAAAAACATATAGCCCCATATCTAAACGGAAAAACTTCAAGGGTTTTCTACAAGGGGTTTCTGAAAGTGAAATCACTCTAGAATGTGATAGAGAAACTTTCACTATTCCGATTGAGTTGATTGAAAAAGCAAATCTTGCTTATTTTGAAACAGAAAAAGCGAAAAAAAAGCAAAAAATTAAACATATACCCTTGTGTGATAAATAA
- the nusA gene encoding transcription termination factor NusA, translated as MTTMSELARLIDQVSREKGIEKQVLIGALEEAIATTIRKKLGSKAEILVRWDEEKGEIEAVKFYKVVDEVKDPNWEMSIEEATKYAPEAEVGDEVGISLDPTKLGRIAAQTAKQIILQRLRDAERDAVYEEFKHRRGEIIHGVVQRVDKTGVTINLGKAEAFLPVKEQIPQDNYRPGDRVRAYILEVKKSGKGPQIIVSRTHPSFLIQLFALEVPEIQEGIVSIIAASREPGSRAKIAVVSKDPSVDPIGACVGVKGNRVQKVVQELRGERIDIIQWNVDPAKFVVNALAPAVISKVIIDQANQAVEVIVPDDQLSLAIGKRGQNVRLAAKLTNWKIDVTSETRYERRKDGRYQEFFTLQNMTEDLVDMLFDEGITSLEEFVNTDTDYLESIMGLSKSTIEGLKTEALNVIRKRTSKG; from the coding sequence ATGACAACAATGTCAGAGCTAGCAAGGCTGATTGACCAGGTCAGCAGAGAAAAGGGAATAGAGAAACAAGTTTTAATTGGAGCTCTGGAAGAAGCAATAGCTACAACCATCAGAAAAAAGCTCGGCTCGAAGGCCGAAATATTGGTAAGATGGGACGAAGAAAAAGGTGAAATTGAAGCGGTCAAGTTTTACAAAGTAGTAGATGAAGTTAAAGATCCTAACTGGGAAATGTCTATAGAAGAAGCCACCAAGTATGCTCCCGAGGCGGAGGTAGGAGATGAGGTAGGGATATCGCTAGATCCTACAAAGCTTGGAAGAATCGCCGCTCAAACAGCAAAGCAAATAATTCTTCAAAGACTACGGGATGCTGAAAGGGACGCTGTTTATGAAGAATTTAAGCACCGCCGAGGGGAAATCATTCATGGAGTAGTCCAACGCGTAGATAAAACAGGCGTAACCATAAATCTCGGCAAAGCAGAAGCATTCCTTCCCGTAAAGGAGCAAATCCCTCAGGACAATTACAGACCAGGGGATCGGGTGCGAGCCTATATTCTAGAAGTAAAAAAATCCGGCAAGGGTCCACAAATAATCGTCAGCAGAACCCATCCATCTTTCCTTATTCAACTGTTTGCTTTGGAGGTTCCGGAGATTCAGGAAGGTATAGTAAGCATCATCGCAGCATCAAGAGAACCTGGTTCGAGAGCAAAGATAGCCGTTGTTTCTAAAGATCCATCCGTTGATCCTATTGGAGCTTGTGTGGGAGTCAAAGGTAATCGAGTCCAAAAAGTTGTGCAGGAACTTAGAGGAGAAAGGATTGACATAATACAATGGAATGTGGATCCTGCAAAGTTTGTTGTAAATGCCCTGGCTCCGGCGGTAATAAGTAAAGTGATAATTGATCAGGCTAATCAAGCTGTCGAAGTTATAGTCCCGGATGACCAACTATCGCTCGCAATCGGAAAACGAGGCCAAAATGTTCGTCTAGCAGCTAAACTAACAAATTGGAAGATTGATGTAACAAGCGAAACTCGATACGAACGCCGTAAAGATGGTCGTTATCAAGAATTTTTCACTCTCCAAAACATGACAGAAGATTTGGTTGATATGCTTTTTGATGAGGGTATTACGTCACTTGAAGAATTCGTAAACACCGATACTGACTACCTGGAATCAATCATGGGACTTTCCAAGTCCACAATTGAAGGACTGAAGACCGAAGCTCTTAACGTTATCAGGAAAAGGACATCAAAAGGCTAA
- the infB gene encoding translation initiation factor IF-2 — MARLRVHELAKELNISPKELLDKMNELGIPYKNHMSILSTDDANYLRRFFKKFARPSGNVVENIMAATKQVIVKKKPKKDYQKPEEEEVIAEDVVTSQPAISPEPPKTAPEEQIEEQIEKELVVSAEPTIETPIVVEEDHKQKELVDISPPELVEKELEMGHLYEEKTAISAKAPVTDETIPQPEAETAIVTELKESRSLEIVREDLEKSAKVEKETIETPPQIPEISEDLDLEVKAPSEQTKAETAAPEKVYEAITTEEIKQEIEEDTKISEEKLESEEAEAVQESEKPLKPKRHRRRRRRKPKKEEPAKIIQLPEIIPPVEEEDHEEILESKVRTRIVVEEAAPKKQIKSPKKFRPKEDIKVEREEEDVDIPSKFLKPKRDDRKILDEVREPSKISITKAEAPPQPSTLPPKAAKRKIRVEDAIIVGELAHQMGVKASEVIKKLLLLGLPVTVNQAIDFDTAAILASEFGYEVEKKGIEEETILAVQEDRPEDLKPRPPVVTVMGHVDHGKTSLLDTIRHTNVTSAEAGGITQHIGAYHVHLDKGDIVFLDTPGHEAFTAMRARGAKVTDIVILVVAADDGVMQQTIEAINHAKAAQVPIIVAINKIDKPNANPERVKRELAEQGLIPEEWGGNTIMVEVSAKKKIGIEDLLEMVLLQAELMELKANPDKPARGRVIEAKLEKGRGPVATVLIQEGTLKLGDAFVCGVHYGKVRNIFNDLGQRIESAGPSMPVEVIGLSGVPQAGDDFAVVADEKQARTLAEYRLRKQREREISLTTKVTLEKLYEQIREGQLKELNLILKTDVQGSLEALAEAIRKLSHPEIKINIIHSATGAINETDIMLASASNAIVIGFNVRPDAKVEEIAQREKVDVRFYNVIYQLIDDIKAAMEGLLEPEYKEKVLGRAEVRQTFHISKVGTVAGCYVTSGVVQRGAKVRVLRDQVVVYDGRIISLKRFKEDAREVKAGFECGILIENFNDIKVGDILEVYTMEEVKPTIDGTSIQESKQDSQDKR; from the coding sequence ATGGCGCGGTTAAGAGTTCACGAATTAGCAAAAGAATTAAACATATCTCCAAAAGAGCTCCTAGATAAAATGAATGAGCTCGGTATTCCCTATAAGAATCACATGAGTATCCTGAGCACCGACGATGCAAATTACCTGCGCCGATTTTTTAAAAAGTTCGCTAGACCCTCAGGTAACGTCGTTGAGAATATTATGGCAGCTACAAAGCAGGTCATTGTTAAGAAAAAGCCTAAAAAGGACTACCAAAAACCAGAAGAGGAAGAAGTAATAGCTGAAGATGTTGTAACATCTCAACCGGCTATTTCTCCAGAACCTCCAAAAACCGCGCCTGAAGAGCAAATTGAAGAACAAATTGAAAAAGAGTTAGTAGTATCAGCAGAACCAACTATTGAAACACCAATTGTCGTAGAAGAAGATCATAAACAAAAAGAATTGGTTGATATTTCCCCACCTGAATTAGTAGAAAAGGAATTGGAGATGGGGCATCTTTACGAAGAAAAAACCGCCATATCCGCCAAGGCACCTGTTACAGACGAAACAATTCCACAACCAGAGGCTGAAACTGCAATTGTCACTGAACTTAAAGAATCACGTAGCCTGGAAATAGTCCGAGAAGACCTCGAAAAATCAGCAAAGGTAGAAAAGGAAACAATAGAAACACCGCCGCAGATACCAGAAATTTCTGAAGATTTAGATCTAGAAGTCAAAGCTCCATCTGAACAAACCAAAGCCGAGACTGCCGCACCGGAAAAGGTTTATGAAGCAATCACGACGGAGGAAATAAAACAGGAAATCGAAGAAGATACTAAGATTTCAGAAGAAAAACTTGAGTCTGAAGAAGCTGAGGCAGTTCAAGAATCAGAAAAACCTCTTAAACCTAAAAGACATAGACGCCGCAGAAGAAGGAAACCGAAAAAGGAAGAACCAGCAAAGATTATCCAGTTGCCAGAAATAATTCCACCCGTCGAAGAAGAAGATCACGAAGAAATTTTAGAATCCAAAGTAAGAACTCGTATTGTTGTAGAAGAAGCTGCTCCTAAAAAACAAATTAAGTCGCCAAAGAAATTTAGACCAAAAGAGGACATCAAAGTAGAACGCGAAGAAGAAGATGTAGATATTCCGTCAAAATTCTTAAAACCGAAGCGAGATGATCGAAAGATACTTGATGAAGTTCGAGAGCCATCAAAGATATCCATCACGAAAGCTGAAGCACCACCACAACCCAGCACTCTTCCTCCAAAGGCGGCGAAAAGAAAGATTCGTGTTGAAGATGCTATCATTGTAGGCGAACTGGCCCACCAAATGGGCGTTAAAGCATCCGAAGTTATCAAGAAACTCCTGCTTCTAGGACTACCGGTTACGGTAAATCAAGCTATAGACTTTGATACGGCTGCTATTTTGGCTTCTGAATTCGGTTACGAAGTGGAAAAGAAAGGCATAGAAGAAGAAACGATTTTAGCTGTTCAGGAAGACCGCCCTGAAGATCTTAAGCCTCGTCCCCCTGTTGTAACCGTTATGGGTCACGTGGATCACGGAAAAACATCGCTCCTCGACACTATTCGCCACACCAACGTTACATCTGCAGAAGCTGGAGGCATTACTCAGCACATTGGAGCCTATCATGTGCATCTTGATAAAGGAGACATCGTTTTCCTTGATACCCCAGGTCATGAAGCATTTACCGCAATGAGAGCCCGAGGTGCAAAAGTAACCGATATAGTTATTCTGGTTGTTGCGGCTGATGATGGGGTAATGCAACAAACAATTGAAGCAATAAATCATGCTAAAGCCGCTCAAGTGCCAATAATTGTTGCCATTAACAAGATAGATAAACCAAATGCAAATCCTGAGCGAGTCAAACGGGAATTGGCGGAACAGGGGCTTATACCCGAAGAATGGGGCGGCAATACTATAATGGTAGAAGTATCGGCGAAAAAGAAAATCGGTATTGAAGACTTACTGGAAATGGTGCTTCTCCAGGCGGAATTGATGGAACTCAAAGCAAATCCTGACAAACCCGCTCGAGGTCGAGTCATTGAGGCGAAGCTTGAAAAGGGTAGAGGTCCCGTAGCTACAGTTTTAATCCAGGAAGGCACACTTAAGCTGGGAGACGCCTTTGTATGCGGAGTCCACTATGGAAAAGTTAGAAACATCTTCAACGATCTTGGACAGCGTATTGAATCAGCAGGACCATCCATGCCAGTAGAAGTAATAGGACTTTCAGGGGTGCCTCAAGCAGGTGATGACTTCGCTGTAGTGGCCGACGAAAAACAGGCTCGAACTCTGGCCGAATATCGCTTGAGAAAACAGCGCGAACGAGAGATCTCTCTCACAACAAAGGTTACTTTGGAAAAGCTTTATGAACAAATCCGAGAAGGACAGCTTAAAGAACTTAATCTCATACTTAAGACCGATGTTCAGGGATCTCTTGAAGCACTTGCTGAAGCCATCAGGAAGCTTTCGCATCCCGAAATAAAAATCAACATCATCCATTCAGCCACCGGAGCAATCAATGAAACTGACATTATGCTAGCATCGGCATCGAATGCCATTGTGATCGGTTTTAACGTAAGACCAGACGCTAAAGTCGAGGAAATAGCTCAGCGAGAAAAGGTCGATGTAAGATTTTACAATGTTATTTACCAGCTCATCGATGACATCAAAGCAGCAATGGAAGGGTTGCTTGAACCTGAATATAAGGAAAAAGTTTTGGGACGAGCCGAAGTGCGCCAGACATTTCATATTTCAAAAGTTGGCACGGTAGCGGGTTGTTATGTAACAAGTGGTGTGGTCCAGCGGGGAGCCAAGGTGCGCGTGCTTCGTGATCAGGTGGTGGTGTATGATGGAAGGATAATATCGCTTAAACGGTTTAAAGAAGATGCTCGCGAAGTTAAGGCTGGTTTTGAATGCGGAATTCTTATCGAAAACTTTAACGACATAAAGGTTGGCGACATACTCGAAGTTTATACGATGGAAGAAGTAAAACCAACCATTGATGGCACTTCAATTCAGGAATCAAAACAAGACT